From Gloeothece citriformis PCC 7424, the proteins below share one genomic window:
- a CDS encoding helix-turn-helix domain-containing protein yields MTEAIQSLKTLPSTAPTVPIENKLLLTLKEVQALTGLSRETLREAIASNQLKAQIVGKAWRVKRKDLEEYIENL; encoded by the coding sequence TTGACAGAGGCTATTCAAAGTCTCAAGACACTGCCAAGCACTGCCCCCACAGTGCCTATCGAAAATAAACTGCTGCTGACCTTAAAGGAAGTCCAAGCCCTCACCGGCTTAAGCCGTGAAACCCTAAGAGAAGCGATCGCATCTAACCAACTTAAAGCGCAAATTGTCGGGAAAGCTTGGCGGGTTAAGCGCAAAGACCTAGAAGAGTATATTGAGAATTTATAA
- a CDS encoding tyrosine-type recombinase/integrase: MNSITRATSDTEIIILWLNGKSKTTVISYQCHVKQFLEFVGKPLRDVTLDDLSLWVNRLNLTYQPVTVANKILTVKSLFSFACRVGYLTVNVGSFIKSPKLKDTLAERILDPSEVKRLINAAPNERDSVLLSLMYGCGLRVSEVCGLNWSDLKNGKATVFGKGAKTRIVIIPPNLWDRLMKLPRDGEAVFMSRRGNRLERTYIHKMIKECCHLSGVSEKASSHWLRHSHASHAVEAGCNLRLLQQSLGHSKLETTEKYLHINPDEGSSQFIDI; encoded by the coding sequence ATGAACTCAATTACCCGCGCGACATCTGACACAGAAATTATCATCCTCTGGCTTAATGGGAAGTCGAAAACAACCGTAATTAGTTACCAATGCCATGTTAAACAGTTTTTAGAGTTTGTTGGCAAGCCGTTAAGGGATGTTACTCTTGATGACTTATCTTTATGGGTTAACCGTCTTAATCTCACATATCAGCCGGTGACAGTGGCTAATAAGATTCTAACTGTTAAATCTCTGTTTAGTTTTGCTTGTCGGGTCGGTTATTTGACTGTCAATGTGGGAAGCTTCATCAAGTCCCCAAAACTTAAAGACACATTGGCCGAACGGATTTTAGACCCCTCTGAGGTTAAGCGTTTAATTAATGCTGCCCCCAATGAACGCGATAGCGTTCTGTTATCCCTAATGTACGGTTGTGGGCTACGGGTGAGCGAGGTTTGTGGGTTAAATTGGTCTGACCTTAAAAACGGTAAGGCGACAGTTTTCGGTAAGGGTGCTAAAACTCGTATTGTTATCATTCCTCCTAACCTCTGGGATAGATTGATGAAGTTGCCAAGAGACGGGGAAGCGGTTTTTATGAGTCGGAGGGGGAACCGGCTAGAACGGACTTATATTCACAAGATGATTAAAGAATGTTGTCATTTGTCAGGAGTTAGTGAAAAAGCTTCTAGTCATTGGTTGAGGCATTCCCACGCTTCTCATGCGGTTGAGGCGGGCTGTAATTTGAGACTGTTACAGCAATCATTGGGGCATTCCAAACTAGAAACAACCGAAAAATACCTACATATCAATCCTGATGAGGGGTCTAGCCAGTTTATCGATATTTGA